From Camelus dromedarius isolate mCamDro1 chromosome 23, mCamDro1.pat, whole genome shotgun sequence, a single genomic window includes:
- the USF1 gene encoding upstream stimulatory factor 1 isoform X2, with protein MYRVIQVSEGQLDGQTEGTGAISGYPATQSMTQAVIQGAFTSDDAVDTEGTAAETHYTYFPSTAVGDGAGGTTSGSTAAVVTTQGSEALLGQATPPGTGQFFVMMSPQEVLQGGSQRSIAPRTHPYSPKSEAPRTTRDEKRRAQHNEVERRRRDKINNWIVQLSKIIPDCSMESTKSGQSKGGILSKACDYIQELRQSNHRLSEELQGLDQLQLDNDVLRQQVEDLKNKNLLLRAQLRHHGVEVVIKNDSN; from the exons ATGTACAGGGTGATCCAGGTGTCCGAGGGGCAGCTGGATGGCCAGACTGAGGGGACTGGTGCCATCAGTGGCTACCCTGCCACTCAATCCATGACCCAG GCCGTGATCCAGGGTGCGTTCACGAGTGATGATGCAGTTGACACAGAGGGGACAGCTGCTGAGACGCACTATACTTACTTCCCCAGCACTGCAgtgggagatggggcagggggtACCACATCGGGGAGTACAGCAGCTGTTGTTACTACCCAGGGCTCAGAGGCACTACTGGGGCAGGCGACCCCTCCTGGCACTG GTCAGTTCTTTGTGATGATGTCACCACAAGAAGTGTTGCAGGGAGGAAGCCAGCGCTCTATTGCCCCCAGGACCCACCCTTATTCCCC GAAATCAGAAGCTCCCCGGACAACTCGGGATGAGAAACGCAGGGCTCAGCATAATGAAG TGGAGCGCCGCCGCCGAGACAAGATTAACAACTGGATTGTACAGCTGTCCAAGATCATCCCAGACTGCTCCATGGAGAGCACCAAGTCTGGCCAG AGTAAAGGTGGAATTCTATCCAAAGCTTGTGATTATATCCAGGAGCTTCGGCAGAGCAACCACCGGTTGTCTGAAGAACTGCAGGGGCTTGACCAACTGCAGTTGGACAATGATGTGCTTCGACAACAG GTGGAAGATCTTAAAAACAAGAATCTGCTGCTGCGAGCTCAGTTGCGGCACCATGGAGTAGAGGTCGTCATCAAGAATGACAGCAACTAA
- the USF1 gene encoding upstream stimulatory factor 1 isoform X3 — protein sequence MKGQQKTAETEEGTVQIQEGAVATGEDPTSVAIASIQSAATFPDPNVKYVFRTENGGQVMYRVIQVSEGQLDGQTEGTGAISGYPATQSMTQAVIQGQFFVMMSPQEVLQGGSQRSIAPRTHPYSPKSEAPRTTRDEKRRAQHNEVERRRRDKINNWIVQLSKIIPDCSMESTKSGQSKGGILSKACDYIQELRQSNHRLSEELQGLDQLQLDNDVLRQQVEDLKNKNLLLRAQLRHHGVEVVIKNDSN from the exons ATGAAGGG ACAGCAGAAAACAGCTGAAACGGAAGAGGGGACGGTACAGATTCAGGAAG gtGCAGTGGCAACTGGGGAAGACCCAACCAGTGTGGCTATTGCCAGCATCCAGTCAGCTGCCACCTTCCCTGACCCCAACGTCAAGTACGTCTTCCGAACTGAGAATGggggccag GTGATGTACAGGGTGATCCAGGTGTCCGAGGGGCAGCTGGATGGCCAGACTGAGGGGACTGGTGCCATCAGTGGCTACCCTGCCACTCAATCCATGACCCAG GCCGTGATCCAGG GTCAGTTCTTTGTGATGATGTCACCACAAGAAGTGTTGCAGGGAGGAAGCCAGCGCTCTATTGCCCCCAGGACCCACCCTTATTCCCC GAAATCAGAAGCTCCCCGGACAACTCGGGATGAGAAACGCAGGGCTCAGCATAATGAAG TGGAGCGCCGCCGCCGAGACAAGATTAACAACTGGATTGTACAGCTGTCCAAGATCATCCCAGACTGCTCCATGGAGAGCACCAAGTCTGGCCAG AGTAAAGGTGGAATTCTATCCAAAGCTTGTGATTATATCCAGGAGCTTCGGCAGAGCAACCACCGGTTGTCTGAAGAACTGCAGGGGCTTGACCAACTGCAGTTGGACAATGATGTGCTTCGACAACAG GTGGAAGATCTTAAAAACAAGAATCTGCTGCTGCGAGCTCAGTTGCGGCACCATGGAGTAGAGGTCGTCATCAAGAATGACAGCAACTAA
- the TSTD1 gene encoding thiosulfate:glutathione sulfurtransferase isoform X2: MLLAPRGRAWATLLKLAFAARTMAGEPTVSLPELRSLLAAGRARLIDVRSREEAAAGTIPGALNIPGPDLPGSTSEPEIAKLPAFHSILSTPPPSVRVGKCPADGASSFQGFVLCGEAKAGR; the protein is encoded by the exons ATGCTGCTGGCACCGAGGGGGCGGGCCTGGGCCACTTTACTGAAACTCGCATTTGCTGCCCGCACCATGGCTGGAG AGCCCACAGTCTCGCTCCCTGAACTCCGTTCGCTCCTAGCCGCGGGCCGGGCCCGGCTCATCGACGTGAGATCTCGGGAGGAGGCGGCAGCTGGGACGATCCCTGGGGCGCTCAACATCCCGG GACCGGACCTTCCAGGCTCAACCTCTGAACCTGAGATTGCCAAACTGCCGGCTTTCCATTCTATCCTCTCGACTCCTCCTCCCAGTGTCAGAGTTGGAAAGTGCCCTGCAGATGGAGCCAGCAGCTTTCAAGGCTTTGTACTCTGCGGAGAAGCCAAAGCTGGAAGATGA
- the USF1 gene encoding upstream stimulatory factor 1 isoform X1 — translation MKGQQKTAETEEGTVQIQEGAVATGEDPTSVAIASIQSAATFPDPNVKYVFRTENGGQVMYRVIQVSEGQLDGQTEGTGAISGYPATQSMTQAVIQGAFTSDDAVDTEGTAAETHYTYFPSTAVGDGAGGTTSGSTAAVVTTQGSEALLGQATPPGTGQFFVMMSPQEVLQGGSQRSIAPRTHPYSPKSEAPRTTRDEKRRAQHNEVERRRRDKINNWIVQLSKIIPDCSMESTKSGQSKGGILSKACDYIQELRQSNHRLSEELQGLDQLQLDNDVLRQQVEDLKNKNLLLRAQLRHHGVEVVIKNDSN, via the exons ATGAAGGG ACAGCAGAAAACAGCTGAAACGGAAGAGGGGACGGTACAGATTCAGGAAG gtGCAGTGGCAACTGGGGAAGACCCAACCAGTGTGGCTATTGCCAGCATCCAGTCAGCTGCCACCTTCCCTGACCCCAACGTCAAGTACGTCTTCCGAACTGAGAATGggggccag GTGATGTACAGGGTGATCCAGGTGTCCGAGGGGCAGCTGGATGGCCAGACTGAGGGGACTGGTGCCATCAGTGGCTACCCTGCCACTCAATCCATGACCCAG GCCGTGATCCAGGGTGCGTTCACGAGTGATGATGCAGTTGACACAGAGGGGACAGCTGCTGAGACGCACTATACTTACTTCCCCAGCACTGCAgtgggagatggggcagggggtACCACATCGGGGAGTACAGCAGCTGTTGTTACTACCCAGGGCTCAGAGGCACTACTGGGGCAGGCGACCCCTCCTGGCACTG GTCAGTTCTTTGTGATGATGTCACCACAAGAAGTGTTGCAGGGAGGAAGCCAGCGCTCTATTGCCCCCAGGACCCACCCTTATTCCCC GAAATCAGAAGCTCCCCGGACAACTCGGGATGAGAAACGCAGGGCTCAGCATAATGAAG TGGAGCGCCGCCGCCGAGACAAGATTAACAACTGGATTGTACAGCTGTCCAAGATCATCCCAGACTGCTCCATGGAGAGCACCAAGTCTGGCCAG AGTAAAGGTGGAATTCTATCCAAAGCTTGTGATTATATCCAGGAGCTTCGGCAGAGCAACCACCGGTTGTCTGAAGAACTGCAGGGGCTTGACCAACTGCAGTTGGACAATGATGTGCTTCGACAACAG GTGGAAGATCTTAAAAACAAGAATCTGCTGCTGCGAGCTCAGTTGCGGCACCATGGAGTAGAGGTCGTCATCAAGAATGACAGCAACTAA
- the TSTD1 gene encoding thiosulfate:glutathione sulfurtransferase isoform X3 — translation MLLAPRGRAWATLLKLAFAARTMAGVSELESALQMEPAAFKALYSAEKPKLEDENLIFFCQMGKRGLQATHLARGLGYKGARNYAGAYREWFQKEG, via the exons ATGCTGCTGGCACCGAGGGGGCGGGCCTGGGCCACTTTACTGAAACTCGCATTTGCTGCCCGCACCATGGCTGGAG TGTCAGAGTTGGAAAGTGCCCTGCAGATGGAGCCAGCAGCTTTCAAGGCTTTGTACTCTGCGGAGAAGCCAAAGCTGGAAGATGAGAATCTTATTTTCTTCTGTCAGATGGGCAAGCGGGGATTGCAGGCCACGCATTTGGCCCGGGGCCTTGGATACAAAGG GGCTCGGAACTACGCAGGGGCCTATAGAGAATGGTTCCAGAAAGAAGGTTAG
- the TSTD1 gene encoding thiosulfate:glutathione sulfurtransferase isoform X1, translating into MLLAPRGRAWATLLKLAFAARTMAGEPTVSLPELRSLLAAGRARLIDVRSREEAAAGTIPGALNIPVSELESALQMEPAAFKALYSAEKPKLEDENLIFFCQMGKRGLQATHLARGLGYKGARNYAGAYREWFQKEG; encoded by the exons ATGCTGCTGGCACCGAGGGGGCGGGCCTGGGCCACTTTACTGAAACTCGCATTTGCTGCCCGCACCATGGCTGGAG AGCCCACAGTCTCGCTCCCTGAACTCCGTTCGCTCCTAGCCGCGGGCCGGGCCCGGCTCATCGACGTGAGATCTCGGGAGGAGGCGGCAGCTGGGACGATCCCTGGGGCGCTCAACATCCCGG TGTCAGAGTTGGAAAGTGCCCTGCAGATGGAGCCAGCAGCTTTCAAGGCTTTGTACTCTGCGGAGAAGCCAAAGCTGGAAGATGAGAATCTTATTTTCTTCTGTCAGATGGGCAAGCGGGGATTGCAGGCCACGCATTTGGCCCGGGGCCTTGGATACAAAGG GGCTCGGAACTACGCAGGGGCCTATAGAGAATGGTTCCAGAAAGAAGGTTAG